A stretch of Bradyrhizobium diazoefficiens DNA encodes these proteins:
- the kdpB gene encoding potassium-transporting ATPase subunit KdpB produces the protein MDTMKLQKRASVSAMLDPKIVVPAIRASFTKLDPRLMIKNPVMFVVEIVAALTTVIFLRDLASGGGNLAFTFQIILWLWFTVLFANFAEAVAEGRGKAQADSLRKTRTESQAKLLTGAGQDFKLVPGTSLKVGDIVLVEAGETIPSDGEVIEGVASVNEAAITGESAPVIRESGGDRSAVTGGTQVLSDWIRVRIAAAQGSTFIDRMIKLVEGAERAKTPNEIALNILLAGLTIIFVFATVTIPSYAAYAGGSISVIVLVALFVTLIPTTIGALLSAIGIAGMDRLVRFNVLAMSGRAVEAAGDVDTLLLDKTGTITLGNRQATAFRPVRGVSEQELADAAQLASLADETPEGRSIVVLAKEKYGIRGRDMAELGATFIPFTAQTRMSGVDAGGSSVRKGAVDAMFNYVGGGALLTVASGNTARAIQPAALSDMGREVQTIADEIAKAGGTPLAVARDGKLLGVIQLKDIVKGGIRERFAELRRMGIRTVMITGDNPMTAAAIAAEAGVDDFLAQATPEDKLTLIRDEQAKGKLVAMCGDGTNDAPALAQADVGVAMNTGTQAAREAGNMVDLDSNPTKLIEVVEIGKQLLMTRGALTTFSIANDVAKYFAIIPAMFLAFYPQLNVLNVMHLSSPQSAILSAIIFNALVIIGLIPLALKGVAYRAVGAGALLRRNLLIYGLGGIIIPFIGIKAIDLVVVALHLA, from the coding sequence ATGGATACCATGAAACTGCAAAAACGCGCTTCAGTGTCGGCGATGCTCGATCCCAAGATCGTCGTCCCCGCGATCCGCGCGTCGTTCACCAAGCTCGATCCGCGGCTGATGATCAAGAACCCCGTGATGTTCGTGGTCGAGATCGTGGCCGCGCTCACCACGGTGATCTTCCTGCGTGACCTCGCTTCTGGCGGTGGGAATCTCGCCTTCACCTTCCAGATCATCCTCTGGCTCTGGTTCACGGTGCTGTTCGCCAACTTCGCCGAAGCCGTTGCCGAAGGGCGCGGCAAGGCTCAGGCTGATTCGCTGCGCAAGACCCGCACCGAGAGCCAGGCCAAGCTCCTGACAGGTGCGGGCCAGGACTTCAAGCTGGTGCCGGGCACCAGCCTGAAGGTCGGTGACATCGTGCTGGTCGAGGCGGGCGAGACCATCCCCTCCGATGGCGAGGTGATCGAGGGCGTCGCGTCCGTCAACGAGGCCGCCATCACCGGTGAGTCCGCCCCCGTGATCCGCGAGTCCGGTGGCGACCGCTCGGCGGTGACCGGCGGCACCCAGGTGCTGTCCGACTGGATCCGCGTCCGCATCGCGGCCGCGCAAGGCTCGACCTTCATCGATCGCATGATCAAGCTGGTCGAGGGCGCCGAGCGGGCGAAAACGCCGAACGAGATCGCGCTGAACATCCTGCTCGCCGGCCTCACCATCATCTTCGTGTTCGCCACCGTCACCATTCCGAGCTATGCCGCCTATGCCGGCGGCTCGATCTCGGTGATCGTGCTGGTCGCGCTGTTCGTGACGCTGATCCCGACCACGATCGGCGCGCTGCTCTCGGCGATCGGCATCGCCGGCATGGACCGTCTGGTCCGCTTCAACGTGCTGGCGATGTCCGGCCGTGCGGTGGAAGCCGCTGGCGACGTCGACACGCTGCTGCTCGACAAGACCGGAACGATCACGCTCGGCAACCGTCAGGCGACCGCGTTCCGTCCAGTGCGTGGCGTCAGCGAGCAGGAGCTTGCAGACGCCGCCCAGCTCGCTTCGCTTGCCGACGAGACGCCGGAAGGCCGCTCCATCGTCGTGCTGGCCAAGGAGAAATACGGTATTCGCGGCCGTGACATGGCCGAGCTGGGCGCGACCTTCATCCCGTTCACGGCGCAGACCCGCATGAGCGGCGTCGATGCCGGCGGCTCGTCGGTGCGCAAGGGCGCGGTCGATGCGATGTTCAACTATGTCGGTGGCGGAGCGTTGCTGACCGTGGCGTCCGGCAACACGGCGCGCGCCATCCAGCCTGCGGCACTTTCGGATATGGGCCGCGAGGTCCAGACCATCGCGGACGAGATCGCCAAGGCCGGCGGCACGCCGCTCGCGGTTGCCAGGGACGGCAAGCTGCTCGGCGTCATCCAGCTCAAGGATATCGTCAAGGGCGGCATCCGCGAGCGTTTCGCTGAGCTGCGCCGCATGGGCATCCGCACCGTCATGATCACCGGCGACAACCCGATGACGGCGGCTGCGATCGCAGCGGAAGCCGGCGTCGATGATTTCCTGGCGCAGGCAACGCCCGAGGACAAGCTCACGCTGATCCGCGACGAGCAGGCCAAGGGCAAGCTGGTCGCCATGTGCGGCGACGGTACCAACGATGCGCCCGCGCTCGCGCAGGCCGACGTCGGCGTCGCCATGAACACCGGCACGCAGGCCGCGCGCGAAGCCGGCAACATGGTCGACCTCGACTCCAACCCGACCAAGCTGATCGAAGTGGTCGAGATCGGCAAGCAGCTGTTGATGACGCGCGGTGCGCTGACGACCTTCTCGATCGCCAACGACGTCGCAAAATACTTTGCGATCATCCCGGCGATGTTTTTGGCGTTCTACCCGCAGCTGAACGTGCTCAATGTCATGCACCTGTCGAGCCCGCAGAGCGCCATCCTGTCGGCGATCATCTTCAACGCGCTTGTCATCATCGGGTTGATCCCGCTGGCACTGAAGGGCGTCGCCTATCGCGCCGTCGGCGCCGGCGCGCTGCTTCGCCGCAACCTGCTGATCTATGGCCTCGGCGGCATCATCATTCCCTTCATCGGCATCAAGGCGATCGATCTCGTGGTCGTTGCCTTGCACCTGGCTTGA
- the kdpA gene encoding potassium-transporting ATPase subunit KdpA → MTVIGWLQIILYCAIVVALAKPLGWYMTRVFNGERTVLSPVLRPIEAGIYWFSGVDEKREQHWLTYTVAMLLFHVGGFLTIYGVMRLQAVLPFNPAGQGAIAEDLSFNTAISFITNTNWQNYGGESTISYLVQMLGLTHQNFLSAATGIALAVALIRGFSRASMRTVGNFWVDVTRCTLYVLLPICVVYCLFLVSQGMPQTLGDYVQATTLEGAKQTIAVGPVASQVAIKMLGTNGGGFFNANAAHPFENPTALSNFVQMISIFTLGAALTNVFGRMVGNQRQGWAILAVMGVLFVAGVAVTYWAEANGTSTLQALGLTGGNMEGKEVRFGIVASSLFAVITTAASCGAVNAMHDSFTALGGMIPLINMQLGEIIIGGVGAGLYGMLLFVVLAIFVAGLMVGRTPEYVGKKIEAREVKMAMLAILVLPLMYLGWTAVGVVYPPAVASMANAGPHGFTEVLYAYTSATGNNGSAFAGLTGNTFFYNLTLASAMFVGRFFMIIPAMAIAGSLAAKKSIPPSAGTFPTTGGLFVGLVVGVILIIGGLTFFPALALGPIVEHLAMNAGQVF, encoded by the coding sequence ATGACTGTGATCGGTTGGCTCCAGATCATTCTTTATTGCGCCATTGTCGTCGCGCTGGCCAAGCCGCTCGGCTGGTACATGACGCGTGTATTCAACGGCGAGCGGACGGTTCTCTCGCCTGTGCTGCGCCCGATCGAAGCCGGCATCTACTGGTTCTCCGGCGTTGACGAAAAGCGCGAGCAGCACTGGCTGACCTATACGGTCGCCATGCTGCTGTTTCATGTCGGCGGCTTCCTGACCATCTACGGCGTGATGCGATTGCAGGCCGTGCTGCCGTTCAATCCGGCCGGGCAGGGCGCGATTGCCGAGGACCTCTCCTTCAACACCGCGATCTCCTTCATCACCAACACCAACTGGCAGAACTACGGCGGCGAGAGCACGATCTCCTATCTCGTGCAAATGCTGGGCCTGACGCACCAGAATTTCCTGTCGGCGGCGACCGGCATCGCGCTCGCGGTGGCCTTGATCCGCGGCTTCTCGCGTGCCTCGATGCGCACGGTCGGCAATTTCTGGGTCGACGTCACCCGTTGCACGCTCTACGTGTTGTTGCCGATCTGCGTCGTCTACTGTCTGTTCCTGGTCTCGCAGGGTATGCCGCAGACGCTCGGGGATTATGTCCAGGCCACGACGCTCGAAGGCGCCAAGCAAACCATCGCGGTCGGCCCGGTGGCGTCGCAGGTCGCGATCAAGATGCTGGGTACCAATGGTGGCGGCTTCTTCAACGCCAATGCTGCGCATCCCTTTGAGAACCCGACCGCGCTGTCGAACTTCGTTCAGATGATCTCGATCTTCACGCTGGGCGCCGCGCTGACCAACGTGTTCGGTCGCATGGTCGGCAATCAGCGCCAGGGCTGGGCGATCCTCGCCGTGATGGGCGTGCTGTTCGTCGCAGGCGTGGCCGTCACCTATTGGGCGGAAGCCAATGGCACCTCGACGCTCCAGGCGCTCGGCCTGACCGGCGGCAACATGGAGGGCAAGGAGGTCCGCTTCGGCATCGTCGCATCCTCGCTGTTCGCCGTGATCACCACGGCCGCCTCCTGCGGTGCGGTCAATGCCATGCATGACAGCTTTACTGCCCTCGGCGGCATGATCCCGCTGATCAACATGCAGCTCGGCGAGATCATCATCGGCGGCGTTGGCGCCGGTCTCTACGGCATGTTGCTGTTCGTCGTGCTCGCGATCTTCGTGGCGGGCCTGATGGTCGGCCGCACGCCGGAATATGTCGGCAAGAAGATCGAGGCGCGCGAGGTCAAGATGGCGATGCTCGCGATCCTGGTGCTGCCGCTGATGTATCTCGGCTGGACCGCGGTCGGCGTGGTTTATCCGCCCGCCGTCGCCTCGATGGCGAATGCCGGCCCGCACGGCTTCACGGAAGTGCTCTACGCCTACACATCGGCTACCGGCAACAACGGCTCGGCCTTCGCGGGCCTCACCGGCAATACCTTCTTCTACAATCTCACGCTCGCCAGCGCGATGTTCGTCGGCCGCTTCTTCATGATCATCCCGGCCATGGCGATCGCGGGCTCGCTGGCCGCCAAGAAATCCATTCCGCCGTCGGCAGGCACGTTCCCGACCACCGGCGGATTGTTCGTCGGTCTCGTCGTCGGCGTGATCCTGATCATCGGCGGTCTCACTTTCTTCCCGGCGCTCGCGCTCGGCCCGATCGTCGAGCATCTCGCGATGAACGCGGGCCAAGTGTTCTGA
- a CDS encoding K(+)-transporting ATPase subunit F: MIFDYALAGAVSFGLLVYLTYALLRPERF, from the coding sequence ATGATTTTCGATTACGCGCTCGCCGGCGCCGTCTCGTTCGGCCTCCTGGTCTACCTCACCTATGCGCTGCTGCGGCCCGAGCGGTTCTGA
- the upp gene encoding uracil phosphoribosyltransferase, protein MSTSSVNVVAHPLVQHKLSLMREKDRSTKSFREILNEIGMLLGYEVTRDLPLELVEIETPISPMQAPKIAGKKLTLAPILRAGVGFLDGMLALMPSARIAHIGLYRDPDTLQAVEYYFKAPQDLSDRTVILMDPMLATGNSACAGASLLKDRGARDIRFVCLLAAPEGIAQFQSEHPDVPVWTAAIDERLNDHGYIVPGLGDAGDRMFGTK, encoded by the coding sequence ATGAGCACAAGCAGCGTCAACGTCGTCGCCCACCCCTTGGTCCAGCACAAGCTTTCCCTGATGCGGGAGAAGGATCGCTCGACCAAGAGCTTTCGCGAGATCCTGAACGAGATCGGGATGCTGCTCGGCTACGAGGTGACGCGCGACCTGCCGCTGGAGCTGGTCGAGATCGAGACGCCGATCTCGCCGATGCAGGCGCCGAAGATCGCCGGCAAGAAGCTCACGCTGGCGCCGATCCTGCGTGCTGGCGTCGGCTTCCTCGACGGCATGCTGGCGCTGATGCCTTCGGCCCGCATCGCCCATATCGGGCTCTACCGCGACCCCGATACATTGCAGGCCGTGGAATATTACTTCAAGGCGCCGCAGGACCTGTCCGACCGCACCGTGATCCTGATGGACCCGATGCTGGCGACCGGCAATTCGGCCTGCGCCGGCGCGTCCCTGCTCAAGGATCGCGGCGCCCGCGACATCCGCTTCGTGTGCCTTCTGGCAGCGCCCGAGGGCATCGCGCAGTTCCAGAGCGAACATCCCGACGTGCCGGTCTGGACCGCCGCGATCGATGAACGGCTCAACGATCACGGCTACATCGTGCCGGGGCTGGGCGATGCCGGCGACCGGATGTTCGGCACCAAGTAA
- a CDS encoding AMP-binding protein: MHADDVSLHSLIGSKTATDPAFVFEGQPISRAEFSRKVEQTTAWLAAQGIGNGDVVAIWLVNRVEWIALLFAAARLGAVVAAVNTRYRSAEVAHLLKLSGAKLLVMEAAFRAIDFAAILADIARDVVPALQKLAVVGADAIPAQWPCIQFDAFDQPYPSAPTQDDVDLPVLLYTTSGTTKGPKLVAHSQRTLATHANSVAKALQLSPPHHSLLAMLPFCGTFGMTSLLGFIAAGAAVHALDAFEAAPALTILSERKITHTFGSDEMFRRILALTDAPRPFPHLEVCGFAAFQPGWRELANEADARGMPLHGLYGSSEVQALFAIARASDAFADRIEGGGWPMSPDAKVRIRDTETGELAADGISGEIEIRAPSCFLGYFNNPEATRDAITADGFFRTGDIGRLRDDAFVYETRAGDAMRLGGFLVGPGEIEDELKLCAGVADAQVVAVDLEGQARCVAFVIPAGAPPQQETLVARLRERLAGYKIPARIYAVDTFPVTDSANGVKIQRVRLRAMAMERIAAE; the protein is encoded by the coding sequence ATGCACGCCGACGATGTTTCACTGCATTCGCTGATCGGATCGAAGACCGCCACCGATCCCGCCTTCGTGTTCGAGGGCCAGCCCATCTCGCGCGCGGAATTTTCGCGCAAGGTCGAGCAGACCACGGCATGGCTTGCCGCGCAGGGCATCGGCAACGGCGACGTGGTGGCGATCTGGCTGGTCAACCGGGTCGAATGGATCGCGCTGCTGTTCGCCGCCGCCCGGCTGGGTGCGGTCGTCGCCGCCGTCAACACGCGCTACCGCAGCGCGGAAGTGGCGCATCTCCTAAAACTTTCCGGCGCCAAGCTGCTGGTGATGGAGGCGGCGTTCCGCGCGATCGATTTCGCGGCCATTCTCGCCGACATCGCGAGGGACGTGGTGCCCGCGCTGCAAAAGCTCGCGGTGGTCGGCGCAGATGCAATCCCCGCGCAATGGCCGTGCATTCAGTTCGATGCGTTCGATCAGCCTTATCCATCGGCACCCACCCAGGATGACGTCGATCTCCCGGTGCTGCTCTACACCACATCGGGCACGACCAAAGGACCAAAACTGGTCGCGCATTCGCAGCGGACGCTGGCAACCCACGCCAACTCCGTTGCCAAGGCGCTGCAGCTGTCCCCGCCACACCATTCGCTGCTGGCGATGTTGCCGTTCTGCGGCACGTTCGGCATGACCAGCCTGCTCGGCTTCATCGCTGCGGGCGCGGCCGTCCACGCGCTCGATGCGTTCGAGGCGGCGCCGGCGCTGACAATTCTCAGCGAACGGAAGATCACGCATACTTTCGGCTCCGACGAGATGTTCCGCCGCATCCTCGCTCTTACCGACGCGCCGCGGCCGTTCCCGCATCTCGAAGTCTGCGGCTTTGCCGCGTTCCAGCCCGGCTGGCGCGAGCTTGCCAATGAAGCCGATGCGCGCGGCATGCCGTTACACGGTCTCTATGGCTCGAGCGAGGTGCAGGCGCTGTTCGCGATCGCCCGCGCCAGCGACGCCTTTGCCGATCGCATCGAGGGCGGCGGCTGGCCGATGTCACCCGACGCCAAGGTGCGCATACGCGACACCGAGACCGGTGAGCTTGCGGCCGACGGCATCTCCGGCGAGATCGAGATCAGGGCGCCATCGTGCTTCCTCGGCTATTTCAACAACCCCGAGGCAACACGCGATGCGATCACCGCCGACGGCTTCTTCCGTACCGGCGACATCGGCCGGCTTCGCGACGACGCCTTCGTCTATGAAACTCGCGCGGGCGATGCCATGCGGCTCGGCGGCTTCCTGGTCGGGCCCGGCGAGATCGAGGACGAACTCAAGCTGTGTGCCGGTGTTGCCGATGCCCAGGTCGTTGCGGTCGATCTCGAGGGCCAGGCGCGCTGCGTCGCCTTCGTGATTCCGGCTGGTGCGCCGCCACAGCAGGAGACGTTGGTCGCGCGCTTGCGCGAGCGGCTCGCCGGTTACAAGATCCCGGCGCGGATCTATGCCGTGGATACCTTCCCGGTCACCGACAGCGCCAACGGCGTCAAAATCCAGCGCGTCCGGCTCCGCGCCATGGCGATGGAACGGATCGCGGCCGAATAG
- a CDS encoding flagellin — MVAMRIATFAQSSKMIADAMRVESVMANEQVQESSGVVSTDFGGYGSNAQHVVNLQVSVTRAQSYVDAASLADSKVQVMYSAVGSMTDIITQLRSQLSAASTGSSTETTSVISSAQQMLEEMGSLMNTQYDGQYVFGGGKTNTAPVDLTSFASGTGSTTTADTSYYNGDDEIASVRVAADDTVSYGVTADNSAFEEVMRVLKFVANSTSLSSSDISSALNLASTALDDTAAVQAKLSSSASAIETASARQSDYKSYAESVSNDLTGVDVAAITAQLSTYQAQLSASYSAMSKILSMNLASYLK; from the coding sequence ATGGTCGCGATGCGGATTGCCACATTCGCCCAGTCGAGCAAGATGATTGCGGATGCGATGCGCGTCGAATCGGTGATGGCCAACGAGCAGGTCCAGGAATCGTCGGGCGTCGTCTCGACCGATTTCGGCGGTTACGGCTCGAACGCGCAGCATGTCGTCAATCTCCAGGTCTCGGTGACGCGCGCGCAGTCCTATGTCGATGCGGCCAGCCTCGCCGACAGCAAGGTCCAGGTGATGTATTCGGCCGTCGGCTCGATGACCGACATCATCACGCAGCTCCGCTCGCAGCTGAGCGCCGCCTCGACCGGAAGCTCGACAGAAACGACCTCCGTGATCTCGTCCGCCCAGCAGATGCTGGAAGAGATGGGCTCGCTGATGAACACGCAGTATGACGGCCAGTACGTCTTTGGCGGCGGCAAGACCAACACGGCGCCGGTCGATCTCACCAGCTTTGCATCGGGCACCGGCTCCACCACGACAGCCGACACCAGCTACTACAACGGCGATGATGAGATCGCCTCGGTGCGCGTCGCGGCCGACGATACGGTGTCCTATGGCGTCACCGCCGACAATTCGGCGTTCGAGGAGGTGATGCGGGTGCTGAAATTCGTGGCCAATAGCACCTCGTTGTCGTCCTCGGACATCTCCAGCGCGCTCAATCTCGCCAGCACAGCGCTCGACGATACCGCCGCCGTGCAGGCGAAGCTCTCCAGCTCGGCGTCCGCGATCGAGACGGCGAGCGCCCGCCAGAGCGACTACAAGAGCTATGCCGAGAGCGTGTCGAACGACCTCACCGGCGTCGACGTCGCGGCCATCACCGCGCAGCTCTCGACCTATCAGGCGCAGCTCAGCGCGTCCTATTCGGCAATGTCCAAGATCCTCAGCATGAATCTCGCGAGCTATCTGAAATAG
- the flgK gene encoding flagellar hook-associated protein FlgK encodes MSLDIAQSIAFSGLSSTSVQISVTSSNISNADTTGYTKKTANQSSSVTNGVGTGVTVTGITSTIDKLLLKSLVSATSDLGSADTTNTYLTSLEKLYGSTSSTDSSSTGTSLANSIASLESALSSLASTPSSASLQSNVVSALDDVTSQLRETSSGIQKLRSNADQDISSSIDDVNSDLQNIADLNAEIKQTAATGQSTADLEDQRNTALQDVASKMNVSYYTALNGDLQIYTTTGQALVDSSAHKISYTAAANVSSSTTYTAGSSSSGFSAITVNGVDITSQITGGDVGALIALRDKTLPAAQSQLDLLATQLASAVNSVSNSASPVPAPTALTGTTDVTSSTALSATGTVRLAVTDQSGNLVSYGDLDLSSYSTVGDLVTAINGISGMSASVDANGHLSITATASGNGVAINEMTSSVGSSSEGFSDYFGLNDLVTGTSASDIAVNTSVLSGTDGLQLATLDSSSSLTVGSNVLTSGSATVVNAFYSALTASRKFSSTGGLAATTGSFADYASTIVADVASKSSQASTNYTAKETAQSTYASSLSSQSGVNLDEESANLSTLQNQYSAASALISAINTMFSALMTAVQSS; translated from the coding sequence GTGTCGCTCGATATCGCACAATCGATCGCCTTCAGTGGCCTGTCGTCCACGTCGGTCCAGATCAGCGTGACGTCGTCGAACATTTCGAACGCCGACACGACGGGCTATACCAAGAAGACCGCAAATCAGTCGAGCAGCGTCACCAACGGCGTCGGTACCGGCGTTACGGTGACGGGCATCACCTCGACCATCGACAAACTGCTGCTGAAGTCGCTGGTCAGTGCGACGTCCGATCTCGGCTCAGCGGACACGACGAATACCTATCTGACCTCGCTCGAGAAACTCTACGGCTCGACCAGCAGCACCGATAGCTCGTCGACCGGGACCTCGCTTGCCAACAGCATCGCCTCGCTGGAATCGGCGCTGTCGTCGCTGGCGAGCACGCCCAGCAGCGCCTCGCTGCAATCCAATGTCGTCAGCGCGCTCGACGACGTCACCAGCCAGTTGCGGGAGACCTCGAGCGGCATCCAGAAGCTCCGCTCCAATGCCGACCAGGACATTTCGTCCTCGATCGACGACGTCAACTCGGACTTGCAGAACATCGCGGATCTGAACGCGGAGATCAAGCAGACGGCCGCAACCGGCCAGTCGACCGCGGACCTGGAGGACCAGCGCAACACGGCGCTGCAGGACGTCGCCTCCAAGATGAACGTCAGCTATTATACGGCGTTGAACGGCGATCTCCAGATCTACACGACGACCGGGCAGGCGCTGGTCGATAGCTCCGCGCACAAGATCAGCTATACGGCCGCAGCCAATGTGTCGTCGTCGACGACCTACACGGCCGGTTCTTCGTCGAGCGGTTTCAGCGCGATCACGGTGAACGGCGTCGACATCACCTCCCAGATCACCGGAGGCGACGTCGGCGCGCTCATTGCGCTGCGCGACAAGACCCTGCCGGCGGCGCAGTCCCAGCTCGACCTGCTCGCAACGCAGCTTGCCTCCGCGGTCAACTCGGTCTCGAACAGCGCGTCCCCGGTGCCGGCGCCGACGGCTCTGACAGGGACGACCGACGTCACCAGCAGCACGGCGCTGTCTGCCACCGGTACGGTGCGCCTGGCCGTCACCGACCAGAGCGGCAATCTGGTCTCCTACGGCGATCTCGATCTCTCGTCCTATTCCACGGTCGGCGATCTCGTCACCGCCATCAATGGCATTTCCGGGATGTCGGCGTCGGTCGATGCGAACGGCCATCTCTCGATTACGGCCACCGCCTCGGGCAACGGCGTCGCCATCAACGAGATGACCAGTTCGGTCGGCAGCTCGAGCGAAGGATTTTCCGACTATTTCGGTCTCAACGATCTCGTGACCGGAACGAGCGCGTCGGATATCGCGGTCAACACCAGCGTCTTGTCCGGCACCGACGGGCTGCAGCTCGCGACGCTGGACTCCTCGTCGAGCCTCACGGTCGGCAGCAATGTGCTGACGTCAGGGTCGGCGACCGTGGTCAACGCGTTCTACAGCGCATTGACGGCCTCCCGGAAGTTTTCGTCCACCGGAGGGCTCGCCGCCACCACCGGCTCCTTTGCCGACTACGCCTCGACCATCGTGGCGGACGTCGCGAGCAAGTCCTCGCAGGCGTCCACCAATTACACCGCCAAGGAGACGGCGCAGTCGACCTATGCAAGCTCGCTGTCGTCGCAGTCGGGCGTCAATCTCGACGAGGAATCGGCCAATCTGAGCACGCTCCAGAACCAGTATTCGGCGGCATCCGCGCTGATCTCGGCCATCAACACGATGTTCTCGGCGCTTATGACCGCCGTGCAGTCGTCCTAA